ATTAGCACCACCAGGAAAGCGGCAACTCATACCAATAATGGCGATTGGTTCGGTTTTAGAGCGTTCGCTGGCTTCGAGTTTAGCAACTGCTTGATTTAGTGCGAGTAGTAACCGTTGTGATGATGATAGTTGCTCGACTTTTTCAGAAAGCTTACTCATAATTAGTTCTCCTTTAGTAAGGTTTCTAATTGGGCGAGCTTTGCAGCGATCGAAGCTTCGACTTCATCCTCACTGAGTTGCCCAATTTCTATCACAGCTTGCACTTCCTCCGGTGGAGTCTCCTCCTCTACTGGTGGTGCTTCCTGCTGGAACAGTTCACCCATTAGATATTCACTGAGATGTTTAATGGTAGGAAAGTCAAAGGCTAAAGTGGCTGGGAGCGAAGTACTTAAATCCTTTTCTATGCGACTTTTCAGTTCTACCGACATCAAGGAGTCCATGCCTAAATCAAAGAAGCCTTGTTGGGGATCGGGTAGTCGGGACTGTCCCCAACCCAAGACTTTGGCAACTTCGGTTTGTAAGTAACCTGTTAACTTCTTGATACGGTTACTAGCGACTGCTGCTGTTAATTCCTGTAAAATTTGTGACTGTTGCTGGGCTTGTTGGGTATCTGCTGGTGTAGATTGGGCGGCTAGGACTGCAAACAGTGGTTTTTGTCCCCTAGTTTCATAAAATCGCTGGTAAATTTTCCAATCGAGATTGGCTACTGTGGCTTGGGTAAAGTCACTTGGCAGCAGATGTCCCAGGGTTTCTACGACTTGCTCTGGTTGTAATGGCTCAACGCCCATCTGAGTTAAGGCGGCTAAGTCGGCAGATGATAGTAAACCACCACCAGCAAATGGCCCCCAATTAATACTTAAGCTTGGTAGCCCACAGGCGCGACGATAATGAGCGAAACTATCAAGGAAGTTATTAGCTGCTACGTAGTGAGCTTGACCCTTAGCACCCCACACAGACACCATTGAAGAGAAGCAGACAAAGAAATCTAGTGGTGTTTGTCGTGACAGTTGATGCAAGTTCCAAGCACCCATCACCTTGGGACGTAACATCGCCATCAAGTCTGTATAGTTCATCTCCTGCATCGCTTGATAGCCAAAGGCGCTGGCAGAATGCACTATCCCTCGCAGTGGTGGAGAGTTGTAAGCGATATTCTCTATTAACTGCTTGAGGGCTGGCTCATCAGCGATGTCTGCTTGAGCGATAGTCACTTTTGCTCCGGTTTGCTCAAGGCGAGCGATCGCATCTTGTGCAGTTGCACTCGGTTGGCTACGTCCCACCAACACTAAATGTTTTGCACCTTGGGATACCAGCCAATTCACCACCTTCAGTCCACTGTTACCCAAACCACCTGTGATTAAGTAACTTGCATCGGCGTGGATTTGCAATTCTGTGATGGCTGGTGGTTGGCTGGGTACTAACCTGGCTACATAACGTTGTCCTTGATGTAAGGCGATATGTTCTTCCCCATCACCATCCCAAATTTCGGCAAATAGGGCATTTACTGTGTTGTCATCGGTGACAGATCCGACATCAATTAGACCTCCCCATAAGTCGGGGTATTCTAAGACAATGGTTTTTCCTAAACCCCATAATGCCGACTGAGCAACACCATCAACTGTGGTTGTCTCGGTAACTGGTTGGGTGTTTTGGGTAACTAACCACAATCGAGGGGGCTTTGCTGTCTGAATGGTGGTTAAGGCTTGGACTAGTTGCAATGTACTGCCACAGCCTAACTGCGATGCTGTTTCTAAGTCTGCACTCGTCAATGCCTCGGCTTTGGCTGCATCCAAACTCCACAAATGCACCACACCCTGCAATGGGGTGATTTTTGTCAGCAATTGCTGCCAGTCTTGAGGTTGAGTAGGGTTAATTTGGTATGTCTGCTCATGCAGTTGGCGATATTCTGCACCGGGCGAGGCAATGATGCAAGTCTCCCCTTGCGCTTGTAAATGCGTAGCTAATTTTACACCAATACCTTGAGTATCAGCTAAAATTAACCAACTGCCAGAATCGGATTTTGTCTGTGTTGTCTCTATTAAAGGCTTTTGAGCCAAGATGACTGACTGCCGTGATGCCACACCTTGTTCATCAGATGTGTAACCAATCTTAACTGCGTCTGTAAATCCACTGTTTTGTAATAATGCCTGCCATCTGTCAGGTGGGAGTAAGGGATAGTCTACACGCCAACTATCACTAAAGCGCCACCATCCTTCGGTCAAGCCAAAGATTAAATCCATCCAACGCTGCGCGCCTGTGGCTTCCCACAGCAGTACAATCCCACTGGGTGCTAAGAGTTGCTGGACGTGTTGTAGGGTTTGGGGCAGGTCTTTGGTGGCGTGGAGGACGTTGGCAGCGATAATTAAATCGAAATGTTGGGGGTTAAACCCTTGCAGTAATGGATCTTGTTCAATATCCAAAACTTGATAGCGTATGAAGGGGTAATCAGCGAATTTATCTTGAGCTTTAGCTAAGAAGAGTGCGCCGATGTCAGTGAAGACATATTCGGTTTGATGGGGATATAGCTCAGGCAGAATATGAGTTGTTGTCCCACCAGTACCACCACCAATTTCCAGAATGCGCAGCCCGCGATGTTTGGGCAGTTTTTCCAAGGCGGTAGCGATCGCTTTTTGGACGATGTTGTTCATCACTTGCGCGCCTAAGGAATCCTGATACAGGCGGGTAGCAGTACTTAAATCCCCGTCTGGGAACAGCAGTTGAATCGGGTCACACTCGCCCCGCAATACCGATGCTAACTGCAAACCACATCGTTCTAACAGGGTGAGTTCGGCTACGGATAAAGCATGTTGTGCTAATAGTTGTTGACTGATGGGTTGCGGATCAATCATGGTGGGCAGATTGATCACTTGCCAATTGTTGGGAGCAGTTGGCTGTAATATGCCCTCTTCCGCTAGCATCTGCAACAATCTTCCCAGTAACCTGTGCTGCGCTGCTACTGTTCTTGTTTGTTGCACAAAGCTGCTAGTGGAGAATTGCTGTCCTAGTTGCCAATCGACTCCCATTGTTGCCAAAGCTTTGAGGACATAGCCAATACTCAAAGTTTCTAACTGATTGAGTAATTCGCTGTAGGCAACGATATCTGGTTGTGCCATCAAGTCGGCAAATTCACTTTGCAGGCGATCGCTAATCATGCTAGGACTGAGCAAATAATCTGCTGGTAAATTGGCAGTGCCAAACCGACCCCGCAAATGCCACTCGATTTCATATAACCAGTTTTGCCACTGTTGGGACTGCGCTCCTACCAAAGCTTCCCGGCGGACTTTGCGTAGTTGTAATCCCTCAACCGAGGCAATTGTCTGGCCATCACCAGCCACCAGATAAATATCTCCAATTAGAACTGGCGATTGAGTATCTGAATTAGTTCTTAATTTTACATAACTCCAAACACAATCACTAGGATTTTCATTCAGATGCAATCGCTCAAACCCTACCTGCATATAAGTATTTTGTTCTAACTCTTTGGGCAGGGCTGCGCCTAAAGCCTGGAAGCAAGCATCTAATAATACAGGATGTAGTCGATACTCTCCTGTTTGCTCTAACCCCGGTGCTAGTTCTACCGCCGCTAAGGCTTGCCCCGGTTGACCAGAAATTCGTTGTAGGGCTTGAAAATTATCACCGTAGTCAATCCCGCGCTGTTGTAATTTTTGGTAGAAAGTGGCGATCGCCGTTGGGGTGGGATTTTGGGTTTGTAAGGTTTCTAAATCAAATGCTGGTAAGGGTTTATCGGCGTTACTGTTGCTGACTTTACCCGCTACATGCAGTGTCCAGCTAGGATGAGATTGATTGGTGTCAGTATTGAGACTAAAAATTTGGAATGTGTAAACTGACTGACTTTCTGGAATCAAAATTAATTGCAGGGTTTTCGTTTCATGTTCAGTGAGCATCAGCGCCTGCTGCACAATTAATGATTCGATGACTCTGGCAGCATCAGACCAGACCACAGCCCCAGCCGCTAACGCCATTTCCACATAACAGGAAGTGGGAACAACAACTGCTCCGTAGACACAGTGGTCGTTTAAGTAAGGTAGAGAGTCAATGCTGATTTGGGATTCAAAGGTCAGCTCTTGTTTGCTTAAGGCTGAATATAATTGCTGCCCCAGCAAGGGGTGCAACTGGGTGCTACGCGCTCCACTGTGGTGGTAATGATGGCGATGGTGATGGGTGGCTACCTCTGCCCAGTAGCGTTGGCGTTGGAAGGGGTAAGTTGGTAGAATGACTCGGTTGCGGGGATACCCTTGCTCAAACCCTTGCCAATTCCAGGATGCACCCCACACATACATCTGGGCCAGGCTTTGCAGCATTTGTTGCCAATCGGGATATCCAGAACGCAAACTAGGCAACCAAGCTAATTTCTCGGCTTCTTCCGGTGTCACGCATTGCTTACCCATGCCCAGGAGAACCGCTTGCGGCCCAATTTCTAGCAACACACGGCATTTTTGCTGCACTAAAGTTTGCATTCCGGCGGCAAAGCGCACGGGTTGCAAGATATGTTGACACCAATAATCAATTTGGGTGACTTCATCACCAATAATTTGACCGGTAACATTGGAGATGAGTTTGATTTTGGGTGCGGAAAACTGAACTGACTGGGCTACCTGGGCAAATTCTTGCACCATTGGCTGCATTAGCAGCGAATGAAAAGCGTGGGAAACTTGCAGGGGTTTGGTTTTCACTCCAGACAGAGCAAGTTCGTCACAAACTGCGTTTAAGGCTTGTTGTTCGCCAGCAATTACGGTACTGTTGGGGCCATTCATGGCGGCGATGGCAATTTTGTCTTCGTAGGGTGCAAGGATGCTGCTCAGTTGCTCTGGGCTAGCCATGACTGCTACCATGCCGCCATTCCTGGGCAAGGCTTGCATTAACCGCCCCCGTTCAGCAATCAGTTTTAACCCGTCTGCTAAACTGAACACACCTGCTACGCAGGCCGCTACGTATTCTCCGACGCTGTGTCCTATGACCACACTGGGGGCAATCCCCCAAGATTCCCACAGTTTATAGAGGGCGTACTCAATAGCAAATATAGCTGGTTGGGTATACGCTGTTTCATCCAACAATTTACCCGCACCATTACTGGGATACATCACTTCTAGGAGTGGTTTGCTTAGATATGTGCGTAAAATGCGGTCACATTCCTGGAGAGTTTGACGAAATATCGGTTGAGTTTCGTACAGTTGCCTTCCCATGTTGATGTATTGAGAACCCTGCCCAGTAAATAGAAAAGCGATTTTGGGTTGCTGACGACTGGTGAGATGGCGATAGGCTACAGTCGGGGAAGGCTCTCCTGTCAAAAAATCTGCTAATTGCTGATGGAGTTCTTTTTTGGATTGGGCAACTACAGCGAGGCGGTGGTCAAAATGCGATCGCCCCGTACCCGCACTAAAACAAATATCTCCCAGGGATAATTCTGGCTGGGATAATAGTAATTTTTGATACTCTTGAGCTAATTCCCGCAAGGCGGCATCTTCTTTGGCTGACAAAGTGAGTAGATGCAGGGGACGTTCACCTTCTGAGGGGGAACTGGTCTGGATTTGGCTACTAGAGGGTGCTTCTTCTAAGATCACATGGCAGTTTGTGCCACCAAAACTAAAGGCACTTACACCAGCTATGCGCTTGTGATTGACTGCCCAAGGTTGCAAGGTGGTGGGAATAGCAAAATTAGTATTATCTAAGTCAATATACTGATTTAACTGTTTTAAATGTAAATGTGGTGGAATCTCACGATGATATAGCGACAGTACCACTTTAATTAACCCGGAAATTCCCGCCGCCGCTTCCAAATGCCCGATGTTGGTCTTGACTGAACCAATCCAACAGGGTTGTCCTGCATCTCGCCCCTGGGCTAACACAGCTTTGAGAGCTTTAATTTCAATCGGATCTCCCAAGGAGGTGCCTGTGCCATGCGCCTCTACATAACTAATTTCGGCTGGGGTGACTCCGGCATTTTCCAAGGCTTTGCGAATCACGGCTTGTTGTGCAATGCCGTTAGGGGCGGTGAGTCCGTTACTCAGTCCATCTTGGTTAACTGCTGCCCCTCGAATGATTGCCAAAATGCGATCGCCATCTCGCTGGGCATCCTCTAGCCGTTTGAGGACGACCACTCCACAACCATCGCCGCGCACAAAGCCGTCAGCACTAGCATCAAAGGCTTTACAACGACCATCGGCTGCCATCATCCGCGCATGGGAATAAGTAATTGTGCCTTCGGGAGATAAAACTAAGTTGACTCCACCCACTAAGCACAGATTCGACTCCCGATTATTTAAGCTTTGCTGGGCAAGATGAATCCCCACCAGAGATGAAGAACAGGCAGTATCAATGGTGAGACAAGGCCCACGCAAATCCAAAACGTAGGAGAGACGGTGTGAGGCAATACTTAATGCCCCACCTGTACCATCATAAGCGTTGATTTGCTTAACATCTCTCGATAGCGACCTGGCATAGTCGAAGTTACCCACACCGATAAAAACTCCAGTTTGGCTACCGGCTAGCTGCTGCGGTACAATCCCCGCATTTTCCAACGCTTCCCAAGCTACTTCCAGTACTAGTCGTTGCTGCGGGTCGATGCGTTCTGCTTCCCGGGGAGAAATACCAAAGAAGTGGGCATCAAAGCGATCTACCTGCTCGATAAATCCACCCCACCGAGTATTCATTTTCCCTGGGGTAGTGGGTTCGCGATCGTAAAAAGCATCGGCATCCCATCGGTCGGTAGGTACTTCCGTGATGGTATCCACACCATTACGTAGCACCTGCCAAAATTCTGCTGGATTTTTCGCTTGAGGAAAACGACAACCTATACCAATAATCGCAATCGGATCCATGTTTTCACCTATCAACAGTGCCTAAACTTGTGTTTGCTTGTTAAGCTATCGATTGCGCAAATTGGCGGAAGGCTTGAGTACTAGTCGCCAAACCCTGACTCATCGAACCACTTGCTTCAATCAAACGCATTTCCCGATTGATAGGCCACAAATATTCTAAACGGCCAAAGAAGCTGCGAAAATCCTTCACAAAGCCTTTGTGGTATTTCTTAGCGATATGAAATCCTTCATGTTCTTGACAGAAGCATTTCTCCATCCAATGCAGCGCATCTTGGCTAGACATACCAAATATGTGGCTCTGGAGGATTCGATAAATCACGCTCATGAAATACTCATCATCACGAAAACAACGAGCAGGTAGCCCACAACTTATACCACCGTGGTAATTGATGACGTTACGTTGTGCTAAATAAACTGTCCAATTCGCTATGAATTTCTCGTAAGCTGTTGGTTTCGAGAAATCTTGATACATATTTTGAGAAATGATTTGTGATGTCGTCGTATGAAACGATTCATCTAAAAAGTGATAGTGAGAAACGGCTGTGGGCGCTGGAATGAATTCACCTTGACGTTCCAGACTCTTGAAATATAAAGAGCGGGGGTGTTCTTGGCTTTTGAGTAAGGCGTTGGAAATGTAGCGCAAGGCGTAGTAATGGCAAGCCAAAAATGGAGAACTACCCCAGTTAATTGTGAAAAACTTTAACAAAGATGGTGAGGCAAATCTGCCACCTGAACCTTGTGTGGGAGTGGGAAATAGTTCGCCTTTTTGCAATAATTCTTGCAAAAATTTATTGCTAGACACGTATTTTTGCTTCTTCAAGATATTCTTAGATAAGAAATCCAAGGTTTTATCTTGTAAAGTAGCCGTAGGTGATCTTTCTGTTTTTAATTCCTGTGGTCGTAACTTAGTGACACTGCCAAAGCCTTTTTTACCTAATAAGGCTGTACGAGTTTTGTGACCAATTCTTTGAAAGGCGTGAATGTGGTGATACTCTTGCGATGTTTCTAATTGCAATTCTTGACAAAGAGTATCGTATCCACCGACGTTTTCAAATACGCCAGATGTGACTTGATTGTAAATAATTGTGTTAACTTCACTAGCGGCGGTGTTGTTATTTTGAATTGCCCAATAAAGATGATTCAGCGCCTTTTTCTGTGTAGTAGAGGCTTGTTCGTATAGGGGTGTGCCATACAACAAAGATTGTTCTGGATGAGTCCAATAGTAGTCTTTGTTGTCGTCGTAGTTGAAGTGCTGCTCTAGTTCTTGAATTCTTTCTGTGTAATCAGATTCAGAATTACTGCGATAGTTAATTTCGTTGATTTTACGATGCTTTTTCGGCTTATCTCGCCGGAAATTTGTTGATGAGGGTTCGCTTAGGCTAACCATATTGTTTCTTGGGATAATTGTTACAAATTGAAGACAACCATTGAACTGTTGAGATTCTATGATTCTGCACTCAAATATTGAGTGAGCAATTCGATAGTGGGATAGTCGTATAACAGTGTGGGGTCAAGCTTTTTCCCTAGCCAATCTTCTAAATCACCAGTCATTCCAATGGCGGCTGATGAATCTAGGCTATAGCGATCAAAAGGAATGGTCACATCTATTTCTTCGGCTTTTACTTCTAAAAGTTCTGCTAAATAAGCCACAATCCAGGCTTGAATCTCATCTGCTGAGAAGATAGTTTTAGTAGTTGTGAGAGTTTTATCTTGGAGTTGCATGATTTTCAGTGGTAGGAATTTCAGATTTGCTAGTGATAACTGCTAGCAGTAGATTTATTGTTGTTTGCTCGTTGATACTTCCCTCTACATCTGATGCCAGATGTAAAAATTTGGCTTTGTTCTGCGGATTTTCACTCCAATCTTTGACAACATCTAAAGATCCAACTAAGAAGTCAGATCGACAAGCATGACGGCGAATTTTGCCACTGGAAGTCTTGGGAAGACTTCCAGTTTTGACTAGCACTGTGGCATAGACGTTGAGTCCATGTTCAGCTGTCACAGCTTGACGAATGTTTTCTACGACTTCGTGGAGGTTTTGATTACGTAAGTAAGTTCTTTCTACTTCCTGCACAATCACTAAGCGTTCTAAACCGTTGATTTCGACTGTAAACGCTGCTCCACTATTGGTTCGTAGTGCTGGATGACATTTTTCCACGGTGAGTTCAATATCCTGTGGATAATGATTTTGTCCGCGAATAATGATCACATCTTTGATGCGTCCCGTGATGAACAACTGCTGATCAAGCCAATAACCCAAGTCTCCTGTACGGAGAAATGGGCCTGCTCCTGTGTCTGCTAGGTAGGCATGGAACATCTTTTGTGTCTCTTCGGGCCGATTCCAATAGCCTTGAGTCACGCTCTCTCCCGCTACCCAGATTTCACCTACTTCTCCTGACGCGCAAGGTAGGCATGACTCTGGGTTAACGATGATGACTTGTTGCTCAAACCAGCTCTGACCACACCCCACAATCGTTTTGGTGTTTTTAGTTTTCTGCTGTGAGACTACGACTTGGTTTTGTTCTAGGGCGGTTGCATCAATATGCCTAACTACTGGCGGTTCCGATTTTAAGCCTCCAGAAACAATCAGGGTAGTTTCTGCCATTCCATAACAAGGATAGAAGGCTTCTTTACGGAAACCACAAGCGGCAAAGGTGTTAGTAAACTGTTCTAGAGTTTCTGCTCGAATAGGTTCTGCACCGATAAAAGCGAGTTCCCAACTGCTAAGATCAAGTTGTTCGCGTTGTTGATCGGTAATCTTGCGTACACATAAGTCGTAGGCAAAATTAGGCGCACCACTAGTGGTAGCTTGATATTGGGAAACTGCCCTTAACCAGTAAAAAGGCTTCTGTAAGAAGTCTGCTGGTGACATCAAGGTGACGGGAAAGCCTCCATAAAGAGGTTGTAAAATGCCACCAATCAGACCCATATCATGATATGGAGGTAGCCAAATTACGCCTCTACTGTTTGGTGTGTGACCAAAACACCTATGGATGATGCCTGAGTTATGCCATAGATTACCGTGGGACACCATCACACCTTTAGGTGTACCTGTCGAACCTGATGTGTACTGAAGGAATGCTAGCTCATCACTAATAATTTCTCGAGGTTGCCATGCTAGTGCTAATTCGTCCGCTAAATCGTCTGTAGTTTGCCAATGTAGTTGGCTAAGTTCAGGATTTTCTGTAAACCGATTTTGGATGTCTGGATGTAACCACGAGGTGGTGAGAGCTACAGTTGCAGCTGCATCTTTGATGATTGCAAGTAATCTCGAAGAGTTCTGATTTCGCCGCAATGGGTAGGCAGGAACGGCAACTACACCTGCATACAAACAACCGAAAAACGCTGATATGTAATCTAGACCCGGAGGATACATCAGCAGGGCGCGAGTCCCAACAGCATTCAATTGTTGTAATTTTGCAGCGATCGCTTGCGCTTTTATATCTAGCTCTGCGTAGGTGAGGCTGCCAATCTCATCACCTTGCTGTAAAAAGGTGTAAGCTACTTTACTTGCTTGGTGTTCAGATTGGTAACGTAGAAGTTCTACTAAATTGCCATATCTGCATTCGTTGTCAATTCTGATACCCAAATCAACAACCATATATAGCTCCGTTAAAGATTATTTTTGTTGTTTCGTAGTTGTCTACAACTTGCTCAATTTCAGTTATTAGCTGGACTAAATTAAGTATCAATGACGAAGTTAAATACGTGACATAGGTACTTATAAAACAGATAATAGCCTGATAGTTAATTTTTCTAGCTGCAGCAGAGTATGCGTTGTTTTTGGGAACGATAAAAGCTTTTTACTTAATCCTCACTTGATATTTTGAATTTTTTTAATTTTTTTATCCTAATTTTAATTTTTTGTTTTTGAATTTTAATGATTAACTTGGTATTTTCCACTGAAACTCAAATTTATTTGGTTTAGTTTATACCTTGTTATGTATATTCATTATCATGCCACAAATAAATCTGTCTACAGGAAGTTGCTAACTTCATAAAAAATTAACTTTATGATGTGTTTGTGAAATATTTTTTGGTTAAAAATATTTCTATATAAAAAACGCTGAAACTCTTCCTAGCCAAAGTTTTTAGCAGCTAACAGAAAAATAATTTATGTGATTTTGTATCATAAAATACTTTTTATTTGCTTTAAAGCGCATTGAGATTCTTATTAATATTTTAAAGAATACAGCAGTTTCGCTATTCGTGAAATACTGTAGAGACGTTACATGTAACGTCTCTACATGATTTTGGGTTTTACGCTTGTACCTCATCTACCCAAAATATGCTGTATAGAACCCATTTGACATCTTTTACGGTATTGAAGTAAAGTGGCGGCAAAAGCCATATCCAGCCAGGGCGGCCGCATCATGTCAATAAGACTAGTCTATTCTCAATAGACAGAAAAATAATCTCATTAAAGCCTGCTTATTGACAAAGATTTTAGCGATCGCTTTGAGACTTGGAAAATAAATCAAGCCAAAAATGCTGATTTTTCGTTGGGTCTTAATCTTGGTCGTGATCAAGAGTACTTTAGATGCGTTTGCCCTGCATATCCAGCAGCCATGCCGTACTCTATCCCTCTTCTGTCACTTTCCGGGTATTCTGAATAAAAGAATCAAAATAAAAAACTCTCTTCAGGTAAGCAGGGCAATGGATGTAGAATTACAAATCCTAAAACATTTGGCGAGAGACGCTCACCCAACAGTTGCGATCGTAGATGAATATTGTGCAGAGTATAAAGACTTGTTTAAAGAAGTAAGGAATTATGAGTGCTTCAAATATTTACACATGGGGATAATATCAACGATAAAACGAAAATCGTTACCAGAGATAGCAAAGGTAGTAAGCATAAATTCGGCACAGTCACTACACCATTTCTTAGCAAATTCAGATTGGTCAGTAAATAAATTAAAACAACGAAGATTAAATAAGTTAAAGAAACAATTAGATGGTCGGGCAATTACATTAGTAATAGATGAAACAGGAGATAGGAAAAAAGGTAAAAATACTGATTATGTAGCTAGACAATATTTAGGAAGCGTAGGAAAAGTAGATAATGGGATAGTTTCAGTCAATGCTTATGGAGTTTGTGCTAATATAACTTTTCCATTAATCGTCAAAGTATTTAAACCAAAAGGAACATTAAAGGAGTCAGATAAATATAAAACTAAAATAGAGTTAGCATCAGAGATAATTACAGAATTAATGGAATTAGGGTTCAATATTGAATTAGTATTGGCTGATAGTTTATATGGTGAAAGTAGCCAATTTATTAGAAAAATTGCTGAATATAGCTTAGGTTATGTGGTGTCAATTAGAAGTAATCATGGAGTCTGGCTACCAGCAGGACAAAGCGTTAGGGCACCAGCCTTCTTAGGCTTCAATCAATCTTGTCAACTTGAGACTGAAGCACAAGAAAATAGTAATGTTGATTTTTCTCATCATCCGCAATGGAATTATGAATCCGGATGGAAGAATACTTTAAATAATCTGCGTCTCATTATCCAACCACTTCTACTATTTTGGTTAATTTATCCCTGGTTAAGTATTTTCCCTAATTCACAGTTGTTACGGGGATTCAATCATTTAATTGCTGCAATGAATCAATTTAAACCCTCTTATGCTTCTGGATGATTTAGCTCCTGAACTACTTGCTTATCTCGGAAAGTGACAGAAGAGGGATATATACTGAAATCCTTATTTAGAGAAAGTTAGCAACCTGTATATTGCTCACCAACACGGATCTATTACATACCTAGACAAAGTGGTGCATTCATGGTAATTTTCAGTATGTCTAGGGAACGAAAAAGTGCTAAAAACTAGCAGAATTCATGGCAGCAAAAGTACTATTGCTGAGTAAATTGGCTTTTATATTGTCTTAACTGACAGCTTTAGTTTCTGTCTCTGTTCAAAATTATTAGACATCTTGCATAAGTACTGTGGTGTTATTGCCCACATAAACAGAAAAACTACGTATACCGTAAGCGGAAATCCTCGTTTGAGAAGCTTGTTACAGTATGTAATTTTGATGTCTAGTCACTACCTATAGAAAACTAATGAACGTAATGAAGTACAAATATAGGTTTGGCCTATTGTTAACAGCCCATTTAGTATTAGTTTTATTTCAGTTGAATGCTAACAATACTTTCAACTCTTTGTTTGCTAGTGCTAATACAAAAACACCAATAGCTTCTAAATCAACAAATGATGCCAAGACAACAGTGACAGCTCTAGGACGTATTTTACCCAAGGATAAAATTATTAGCCTGTCTGGTTCGTCCGATTTACCCACTGTAGGAGTGGCTAAGATATTAGTCAAAGAAGGGGATAAAGTCAAGCAAGGACAATTGCTGGCCATTTTAGACAATGTTGACAGATTACGAGCTACTTTACAACAAGCCCGACAAAAAGTAGCAGTAGCGGAAGCTCGTTTGATGCAGGCTCGTGCGGGACAGGCTAAAAAAGGAGAAATAGCCGCACAAGAGGCGAACATTGATAACTTAAATGCTCAGTTTTCTGGAGAAATTTCCACACAAAAAGCTAACATTAGTCGCTTAAAAGCCGAATTACAGCATCAAATAGCTGCTCAAGATGCTGAAAATATGCGCTTACAGGCAGAATGGGAACACGCCAAAGCTGAGTGCGATCGCTATGAAGCTTTGTTTAAAGATGGCGCAGTGTCAGCTTCAATTCGTGAGAGTAAATGTTTAGAAAAACAAACGACCCAAGAACAGTTAAATGTGGGAGATGCTAATAAGAAACGCATCAGAGAAACACTAACACAACAAATTCGCGAAGCTCAAGCTCTATTAAATAAAACCTTATCAAGTTATCCTAAACAGATTAAAGAAGCCAAAGCTAATCTGCAACAAGTGATTGAAGTGCGTCCTGTGGATGTCCAAGTAGCAGAAGCTGAACTCAAGCAAGCAAAAGCTGCTGTGATAGAAGCACAAACTAATTTAGATTCTGCTTATGTCAAAGCTCCTACTGATGCCGAAGTCTTGAATATAAATACCTTTGCTGGAGAAAAAATTAGTTCTCAGGG
Above is a window of Nostoc sp. UHCC 0702 DNA encoding:
- a CDS encoding IS701 family transposase, which produces MDVELQILKHLARDAHPTVAIVDEYCAEYKDLFKEVRNYECFKYLHMGIISTIKRKSLPEIAKVVSINSAQSLHHFLANSDWSVNKLKQRRLNKLKKQLDGRAITLVIDETGDRKKGKNTDYVARQYLGSVGKVDNGIVSVNAYGVCANITFPLIVKVFKPKGTLKESDKYKTKIELASEIITELMELGFNIELVLADSLYGESSQFIRKIAEYSLGYVVSIRSNHGVWLPAGQSVRAPAFLGFNQSCQLETEAQENSNVDFSHHPQWNYESGWKNTLNNLRLIIQPLLLFWLIYPWLSIFPNSQLLRGFNHLIAAMNQFKPSYASG
- a CDS encoding ABC exporter membrane fusion protein; translated protein: MNVMKYKYRFGLLLTAHLVLVLFQLNANNTFNSLFASANTKTPIASKSTNDAKTTVTALGRILPKDKIISLSGSSDLPTVGVAKILVKEGDKVKQGQLLAILDNVDRLRATLQQARQKVAVAEARLMQARAGQAKKGEIAAQEANIDNLNAQFSGEISTQKANISRLKAELQHQIAAQDAENMRLQAEWEHAKAECDRYEALFKDGAVSASIRESKCLEKQTTQEQLNVGDANKKRIRETLTQQIREAQALLNKTLSSYPKQIKEAKANLQQVIEVRPVDVQVAEAELKQAKAAVIEAQTNLDSAYVKAPTDAEVLNINTFAGEKISSQGIVDIAQTQQMYVIAEVYETEIEQIRVGQTATITSSAFKNKLQGKVEQISAKVGKKDVLNSDPTLEVDARVVEVKIHLRPESSVQAANLINLEVEVAIDTKS
- a CDS encoding acyl carrier protein — translated: MQLQDKTLTTTKTIFSADEIQAWIVAYLAELLEVKAEEIDVTIPFDRYSLDSSAAIGMTGDLEDWLGKKLDPTLLYDYPTIELLTQYLSAES
- a CDS encoding fatty acyl-AMP ligase, producing the protein MVVDLGIRIDNECRYGNLVELLRYQSEHQASKVAYTFLQQGDEIGSLTYAELDIKAQAIAAKLQQLNAVGTRALLMYPPGLDYISAFFGCLYAGVVAVPAYPLRRNQNSSRLLAIIKDAAATVALTTSWLHPDIQNRFTENPELSQLHWQTTDDLADELALAWQPREIISDELAFLQYTSGSTGTPKGVMVSHGNLWHNSGIIHRCFGHTPNSRGVIWLPPYHDMGLIGGILQPLYGGFPVTLMSPADFLQKPFYWLRAVSQYQATTSGAPNFAYDLCVRKITDQQREQLDLSSWELAFIGAEPIRAETLEQFTNTFAACGFRKEAFYPCYGMAETTLIVSGGLKSEPPVVRHIDATALEQNQVVVSQQKTKNTKTIVGCGQSWFEQQVIIVNPESCLPCASGEVGEIWVAGESVTQGYWNRPEETQKMFHAYLADTGAGPFLRTGDLGYWLDQQLFITGRIKDVIIIRGQNHYPQDIELTVEKCHPALRTNSGAAFTVEINGLERLVIVQEVERTYLRNQNLHEVVENIRQAVTAEHGLNVYATVLVKTGSLPKTSSGKIRRHACRSDFLVGSLDVVKDWSENPQNKAKFLHLASDVEGSINEQTTINLLLAVITSKSEIPTTENHATPR